Proteins from one Nicotiana tabacum cultivar K326 chromosome 23, ASM71507v2, whole genome shotgun sequence genomic window:
- the LOC107773988 gene encoding subtilisin-like protease SBT5.4 has protein sequence MITNEGLILHQGSGMLSSKLSTYLSLLLILFCVPLTPALAVKKSYIVYLGEHSHGPGVTSADLHSVVDSHHEFLGSFLGSKEKAKDAIFYSYKRHINGFAAVLEDDQVEEIQRHPIVISIFLNKARKLHTTHSWEFMMLEKNGVVHPSSLWKKARFGEDIIIANLDTGVWPESESFSDEGFGPIPSKWKGICQNDNTTAGFSCNKKLIGARYFNKGYIASGGNVSASMSTVRDNDGHGSHTLSTAAGNIVHGARVLGVANGTAKGGSPHARVAAYKVCWPPVDGAGCMDADILKAFDTAIHDGVDVISVSLGGSPSDYLEDGLAIGSFHAVKNGIVVVASAGNDGPDSGTVTNVAPWIITVAASTLDRNIQNSVQLQNGLLLKGTSLSKPTTPQENFYPLISAAQAKAANASTDDAIRCKKGTLDPKKVKGKILACLRGETALIDKGHQAALAGAVGMILCNNKTTGSEIFAIPHVLPAIHVNYTDGVQVFDYIASSKDPRAYITTPETVLHKKPAPFMASFSSTGPNSVTPQILKPDVTAPGVDIIAAYSEAANPTEEDYDKRKTSFNMISGTSMSCPHVAGVVGLLKSLHPDWSPAAIRSAIMTTARTRDNTGNPMRDETEKDKATQFNYGAGHMRPNRAMNPGLVYDLTVNDYLDFLCSLGYNQKNITKFSGTGSTYQCHKKHGLNILDFNNPAITIPNISPSVPVTITRTLKNVGSPGVYAAHVRLPRRMFSVSVEPSVLMFDHIGQEKSFKLTIEVKNAKAVKDGYVPGELLWTDRLHYVRSPIAVASLSDIKKP, from the exons ATGATTACCAACGAAGGTTTAATTTTGCATCAAGGAAGCGGAATGTTATCATCCAAATTGTCAACTTATCTATCATTGCTCTTAATTCTTTTTTGTGTGCCACTAACACCAGCTCTTGCAGTCAAAAAG TCGTACATAGTGTACTTGGGGGAGCACTCTCATGGTCCAGGAGTAACATCTGCTGATCTTCATAGTGTGGTAGATTCTCATCACGAGTTTCTTGGTTCGTTTTTGGGAAG TAAAGAGAAGGCTAAGGATGCCATCTTCTACTCATATAAAAGACACATAAATGGTTTTGCTGCTGTCCTTGAAGATGACCAAGTGGAGGAGATTCAAC GGCATCCAATTGTGATCTCTATTTTCTTGAATAAAGCTAGAAAACTACACACAACTCATTCATGGGAATTCATGATGCTGGAAAAGAATGGCGTCGTTCATCCAAGTTCCCTGTGGAAGAAAGCTCGATTTGGCGAAGACATTATTATCGCGAATCTTGATACAG GTGTTTGGCCTGAATCAGAGAGCTTTAGTGATGAAGGATTCGGACCAATTCCTTCAAAATGGAAAGGGATTTGTCAGAATGACAACACCACTGCTGGTTTTTCTTGCAATAA AAAGCTTATTGGAGCAAGGTACTTCAATAAAGGCTACATCGCGAGCGGAGGAAATGTAAGCGCTTCAATGAGCACAGTACGCGACAATGATGGTCATGGCTCTCACACTTTATCAACTGCTGCTGGAAACATAGTCCACGGAGCGAGAGTACTTGGCGTGGCGAATGGGACAGCAAAGGGAGGTTCTCCTCATGCCCGAGTGGCTGCATACAAAGTCTGTTGGCCTCCTGTGGATGGTGCAGGATGTATGGATGCTGACATTCTCAAAGCCTTCGATACAGCCATACACGACGGGGTTGATGTGATATCTGTGTCGCTTGGTGGATCGCCTTCTGACTACTTAGAGGACGGGCTCGCCATTGGTTCGTTCCACGCTGTCAAGAATGGTATAGTTGTAGTTGCCTCAGCTGGTAATGATGGACCTGATTCTGGAACTGTCACAAATGTTGCTCCCTGGATTATAACAGTAGCAGCAAGCACCCTGGATCGCAATATACAAAACAGTGTTCAACTGCAGAATGGATTGCTCTTAAAGGGAACAAGCCTTTCGAAACCAACCACGCCCCAAGAAAATTTCTATCCACTAATCAGTGCTGCACAAGCTAAAGCTGCCAATGCATCGACAGATGATGC GATAAGGTGTAAGAAAGGAACATTGGATCCTAAGAAGGTGAAAGGCAAGATATTAGCCTGCCTCAGAGGAGAGACCGCGTTAATTGATAAAGGACATCAGGCAGCTCTAGCTGGTGCTGTTGGAATGATCCTTTGTAACAATAAGACTACTGGCAGCGAAATTTTCGCCATCCCTCACGTCCTTCCAGCGATACATGTCAATTATACAGATGGCGTTCAAGTCTTTGACTACATCGCTTCTTCTAA AGATCCTCGTGCGTATATCACAACTCCTGAGACAGTGTTGCACAAAAAGCCAGCTCCATTCATGGCTTCATTCTCTTCTACTGGTCCTAATTCTGTAACTCCTCAGATTCTCAAG CCTGATGTTACTGCACCAGGAGTGGATATCATAGCTGCATACAGTGAAGCAGCAAATCCTACAGAGGAAGACTATGATAAGCGCAAGACTAGCTTCAACATGATTTCTGGAACCTCAATGTCTTGCCCCCATGTTGCTGGTGTAGTTGGCCTTCTCAAGAGCCTCCATCCTGATTGGAGTCCCGCTGCCATTAGATCCGCTATTATGACTACAG CCAGAACAAGAGACAACACTGGTAATCCGATGCGTGATGAAACGGAGAAAGACAAAGCAACACAATTCAATTATGGTGCTGGACACATGCGCCCGAACCGCGCCATGAATCCTGGCTTAGTCTATGACTTGACTGTGAATGACTATTTGGACTTTCTTTGTTCACTTGGTTACAACCAAAAGAACATTACAAAATTTTCAGGAACAGGATCAACTTATCAGTGTCACAAGAAGCATGGTCTTAATATCTTGGATTTCAACAATCCTGCAATAACAATTCCTAATATCTCTCCCTCAGTTCCTGTCACCATTACTCGCACACTCAAAAACGTCGGTAGCCCTGGCGTATACGCTGCACACGTTCGTCTGCCACGACGAATGTTTTCAGTTTCTGTAGAGCCGAGCGTCTTAATGTTCGATCACATTGGACAAGAGAAGAGCTTCAAGTTGACAATTGAAGTTAAGAATGCTAAGGCAGTAAAAGATGGGTATGTGCCCGGGGAGTTGCTATGGACTGATCGCCTTCATTACGTTAGAAGTCCGATCGCAGTGGCTTCACTGAGTGACATTAAGAAGCCTTAG